A single window of Acinetobacter wuhouensis DNA harbors:
- a CDS encoding proline--tRNA ligase has translation MRASRFLFATLRETPNDAEVISHQLMLRAGMIRKLASGLYSWLPMGVRVLNKVEAIVREEMNRAGSLETLMPVTQPASLWEESGRYVQYGPELLRFKDRHSNDFVLGPTHEEVITDLARNELKSYKQLPMNFYQIQTKFRDEIRPRFGVMRSREFIMKDAYSFHVDQASLQETYDVMYDTYCRIFTRLGLNFRPVQADTGSIGGSGSHEFHVLASSGEDDIAFSTESDYAANVEMAEAVLVGERTAPTQELKIVDTPNQKTIDDVSAFLGSNPAHSVKALLVQGVAEEGKAAPVVALFLRGDHELNEIKAEKHPLIAAPLTFATEAQLQEKGLTAGFCGPQGLVDKGLTVIVDRAASVLSDFVAGANEVDKHATGVNWERDAKFTEVYDLRNVVEGDPSPDGQGTILIKRGIEVGHIFQLGQKYSEALGCKVLGDDGKPLVVTMGCYGIGVTRVVASAIEQNFDDKGIIWPAAIAPFEIAIVPMNAQKSPRTLEAAETLYAELQAAGYDVLLDDRNERPGVKFSDIELTGIPHRIVIGEKGLDAGTFEYKGRRDEESVNLSKEELLATIAK, from the coding sequence ATGCGCGCGAGTCGCTTTTTATTTGCAACGTTAAGAGAAACCCCAAATGATGCTGAGGTCATCTCACATCAGCTTATGTTACGTGCGGGGATGATTCGTAAATTAGCTTCAGGTTTATACTCTTGGTTGCCGATGGGTGTACGCGTGCTCAATAAGGTAGAGGCGATTGTTCGCGAAGAAATGAACCGTGCAGGTTCATTGGAAACTTTAATGCCAGTCACTCAACCCGCATCACTTTGGGAAGAATCTGGTCGTTATGTACAATATGGCCCTGAACTTTTACGCTTTAAAGACCGCCATAGCAATGATTTTGTTCTTGGCCCTACGCATGAAGAAGTGATTACTGACTTAGCACGTAATGAGCTTAAAAGTTATAAACAACTTCCAATGAATTTTTATCAAATTCAAACGAAATTCCGTGATGAAATTCGCCCACGTTTTGGTGTAATGCGTTCACGTGAATTCATCATGAAAGATGCTTATTCTTTCCATGTAGACCAAGCATCTTTACAAGAAACCTATGATGTCATGTATGACACATATTGCCGTATCTTCACACGCTTGGGTTTAAACTTCCGCCCTGTGCAAGCAGATACAGGTTCAATTGGCGGTTCAGGTTCACATGAGTTCCATGTGCTTGCTTCAAGTGGTGAAGACGATATCGCATTCTCTACCGAATCAGATTATGCTGCCAATGTTGAAATGGCTGAAGCAGTGCTCGTTGGCGAACGCACTGCACCGACACAAGAATTAAAAATTGTTGATACGCCAAATCAAAAAACCATTGATGATGTGTCTGCTTTCTTAGGTTCTAACCCTGCACATTCTGTTAAAGCACTCCTTGTTCAAGGTGTTGCAGAAGAAGGGAAAGCAGCTCCTGTTGTTGCATTATTCTTACGTGGTGACCATGAACTCAATGAAATTAAAGCTGAAAAGCATCCTTTAATTGCAGCACCACTGACTTTTGCTACAGAAGCTCAACTCCAAGAAAAGGGCTTAACCGCTGGTTTCTGTGGTCCACAAGGTCTTGTTGATAAAGGTTTAACTGTTATTGTCGATCGTGCTGCATCTGTGCTTTCAGACTTTGTTGCAGGTGCAAATGAAGTAGATAAACACGCAACAGGTGTTAACTGGGAACGTGATGCGAAATTTACCGAAGTTTATGACTTACGTAATGTTGTGGAAGGCGATCCTTCTCCAGATGGTCAAGGCACGATTTTGATTAAACGAGGTATCGAAGTCGGTCATATTTTCCAACTCGGTCAAAAATACTCAGAAGCACTCGGTTGTAAAGTTTTGGGTGATGATGGTAAACCTCTTGTTGTTACAATGGGTTGTTATGGCATAGGTGTAACACGTGTTGTTGCCTCTGCAATTGAGCAAAACTTTGATGATAAAGGAATCATTTGGCCTGCAGCGATTGCACCATTTGAAATTGCAATCGTTCCAATGAATGCTCAGAAATCACCACGTACACTTGAAGCTGCTGAAACACTTTATGCTGAACTGCAAGCTGCGGGTTATGATGTGTTACTCGATGACCGTAATGAACGTCCCGGCGTTAAATTCTCTGACATTGAGCTAACAGGTATTCCACACCGCATCGTGATTGGTGAAAAAGGTTTGGATGCAGGGACTTTTGAATATAAAGGTCGTCGTGATGAAGAGTCTGTAAATCTATCTAAAGAAGAATTATTGGCTACAATTGCAAAATAA
- a CDS encoding response regulator, whose product MAKILIVDDSPTEMFRFKEILGRHGFDVIEATNGADGVTTAQAELPDLILMDVVMPGVNGFQATRQISRGTTTKHIPIVIVSTKDQETDRVWGKRQGACDYLTKPIDENQLINTIKQHLQAG is encoded by the coding sequence ATGGCAAAAATTCTAATCGTCGATGATTCACCTACTGAAATGTTTCGATTTAAAGAAATTTTAGGTAGACATGGATTTGATGTAATTGAAGCAACGAACGGTGCTGACGGTGTTACGACTGCACAAGCAGAATTACCAGATCTTATTTTAATGGATGTGGTGATGCCTGGGGTAAATGGTTTTCAGGCAACGCGCCAGATTTCTCGTGGTACGACAACTAAGCATATTCCTATAGTGATTGTAAGTACAAAAGATCAGGAAACTGACCGTGTTTGGGGCAAGCGCCAAGGTGCGTGTGATTACCTTACAAAACCTATCGATGAAAATCAGCTAATTAATACGATTAAGCAGCATCTTCAAGCAGGATAA
- a CDS encoding hybrid sensor histidine kinase/response regulator, producing MKEILKHLVENVTLPEDTYLDQDEEILDFFVEELEDIFEQLQISLDLWQKEASKDAELVNVRRYFHTLKGSGRMVGAKSSGELAWTVEDTLNRVIANNLELNTEIQQYVSTVFNIYKFKLFSEFLNKQPHHLNLAPLVLLGQQLQQKISLEPALEDLLSLATTLNSADVVTGLEIASVEVVAPTESTEVEAIVAQESVYVDAVATTDENFNSETLAIFVEESEEHLATINEFLHLEQHTPDQYNRLIRALHTLRGSSSMAHVDDVFEASSKVEHLFKVLVQEDTESSKNENTLLTHYAEFVSDYLHILKQKGGESSELHNIYQKFNDAWDRYDFQHQYQQDQDSQVGLVTQLVDLEIDLLLDAEFEFDKRAPVEHPVYFQSLSQQTQLLIEHTNNRASQGIHDFSVQLKEAYERVIANPALLNTDYAYEIFDKVHQEFIHLFDTLASGQRVSLTDEVKETLVELHDYLLQEIDVNVELDAVESAQPEVATQPSGSIESAGRYVFAEINKDKQSIDSDLSQREFDMDVLDIFIEEADELSDGMDQDLNTWSENPGDTTALNNLMRYLHTLKGGANMVQANNIGLIAHELETIYERIIKGQLQATPQIIESIRLIQDDIADRIQLIREKSIDYPADHILAVLKNIDQQRPAESTSAYDESDTAKQQFVNDSADVEEIEHVEDDIVTAIEHIAENDHVAESIQVVDVESLFDSSSDLDPADIVARETFIEEARELIDDGLKNLSQWFEQRSNRSLLLQLQRIAHSLKGGAKMVHLEQVAEIAYELENAFEQFGLHNFNSNVYDGLLERTFRWLDAAIFKRDYENFDGLKSNLHGIEYVDVSAQLPEKLARTNLLFEQASNEFVQGDGTEPPSMLGEWDQSEKAEASNEMIRISADLVEKMIDLSGENAINRSRIEMDLGQLGTTLTDMELAIQRLADQLRRMEGELESQIIAKHGDFNSRYTDFDPLEMDQYSSLNQLSKSLAESASDLVDFKTTLSDKIRDTEGLLLQQSRIQAEIQESLMRTRLVPFSRLLPRLQRLVRQTASTVNKPTELLVNNTEGELDRNILEKLVSPLEHMLRNAIDHGIEDTEQRQKLGKSLTGRIELNISRQGTDVLVSFNDDGKGIDPDVIRAKAREKGLLKADQQLEPNEILQFIFHPGFSTAQQVTQISGRGVGLDVVQSEIKSLGGQVVVSSELGKGSTFTIRVPTTVAVSDALMVKVGDQQFAVPLSQIDRIVRISPTALEEYFETQNDYFDIDFQSYKLRYLGEFTANQKTPRLHGIAHSLPVLLIKGNMGQSIAILVDQLIGSRSQIVVKPIGKQFAAINAIAGATILGDGQVCLILDGQNIARQVQSSTRGGAEQLQQDKQRHRDQRRLIMIVDDSVTVRKVTTRLLERQGFDVITAKDGVDAIEQLENVKPDLMLLDIEMPRMDGFEVTNLVRHHEVHRDLPIIMITSRTGEKHRERAFSLGVTNYMGKPFQEADLLQNIDALLTVK from the coding sequence ATGAAAGAAATATTAAAACATTTAGTGGAAAACGTCACTTTACCTGAAGATACTTATCTTGATCAGGACGAAGAAATTTTAGATTTTTTTGTAGAAGAGCTCGAAGATATTTTTGAACAGTTACAAATCTCTCTGGATTTATGGCAAAAAGAAGCATCTAAAGATGCCGAACTCGTCAATGTACGTCGCTATTTCCATACGCTTAAAGGGTCTGGGCGAATGGTCGGAGCTAAAAGTTCTGGGGAATTGGCTTGGACTGTTGAAGACACATTAAACCGTGTGATTGCAAATAATTTAGAGCTGAATACTGAGATTCAACAATATGTCAGTACAGTATTTAATATTTATAAATTCAAACTTTTTTCTGAATTTTTAAATAAGCAGCCTCATCATTTGAATTTGGCACCATTGGTATTGTTAGGTCAGCAATTACAGCAAAAAATAAGTTTAGAACCTGCTTTAGAAGATTTATTAAGTTTAGCAACAACACTTAATAGTGCTGATGTGGTGACTGGTTTAGAAATTGCTAGTGTTGAGGTGGTGGCACCAACTGAGTCAACTGAAGTTGAAGCTATTGTTGCTCAAGAATCTGTATATGTTGATGCAGTTGCAACAACTGATGAGAATTTCAATTCTGAAACTTTAGCGATTTTTGTTGAAGAATCAGAAGAGCACTTGGCAACGATCAATGAATTCTTGCATTTAGAACAACATACGCCTGATCAGTATAACCGCTTGATTCGTGCATTACATACACTACGTGGAAGTTCTTCCATGGCGCATGTGGACGATGTATTTGAGGCGAGTAGTAAAGTTGAGCATCTCTTTAAAGTATTGGTTCAAGAAGATACAGAATCATCGAAAAATGAAAATACTTTATTGACCCATTATGCTGAGTTTGTAAGCGATTATTTACATATTCTTAAGCAGAAAGGCGGGGAGAGTTCAGAGTTACACAACATTTATCAAAAATTCAATGATGCATGGGATCGTTATGACTTCCAACATCAATACCAACAAGATCAGGATTCACAAGTGGGCTTAGTTACGCAGCTTGTCGATTTGGAAATTGATCTATTATTGGATGCTGAATTTGAGTTTGATAAGCGTGCGCCTGTTGAACATCCTGTTTATTTTCAAAGCCTGAGTCAGCAAACTCAGTTGTTGATAGAACATACCAATAATCGTGCGTCTCAAGGTATTCATGATTTTAGTGTTCAATTAAAAGAAGCGTATGAGCGAGTTATTGCAAATCCTGCTCTACTGAATACAGATTATGCTTATGAAATTTTTGATAAAGTACATCAAGAGTTTATTCATTTATTTGATACTTTGGCTTCAGGACAGCGTGTTAGTTTAACAGATGAAGTAAAAGAGACCTTAGTTGAATTGCATGACTATTTACTTCAAGAAATTGATGTCAATGTAGAGCTTGATGCGGTTGAATCGGCGCAACCAGAAGTTGCTACGCAGCCGAGTGGTTCAATTGAATCTGCTGGTCGTTATGTTTTTGCAGAAATTAATAAAGATAAACAATCTATTGACTCAGATTTGAGTCAACGTGAATTCGATATGGATGTTTTAGACATTTTTATTGAGGAAGCGGATGAATTGTCGGATGGTATGGATCAGGATTTAAATACTTGGTCTGAGAATCCTGGAGATACAACGGCTTTAAATAACTTGATGCGTTATTTGCACACTTTAAAAGGTGGCGCAAATATGGTTCAAGCCAATAATATTGGTTTAATTGCGCATGAATTAGAAACAATCTATGAGCGAATCATCAAAGGTCAATTACAAGCAACGCCACAAATTATTGAGTCAATCCGTTTGATTCAAGATGACATTGCTGACCGAATTCAATTGATTCGTGAAAAATCAATTGATTATCCAGCAGATCATATTTTAGCAGTGCTGAAAAATATTGATCAACAACGTCCAGCGGAAAGTACATCTGCTTATGATGAATCAGATACAGCGAAGCAACAGTTTGTAAATGATTCAGCTGATGTTGAAGAAATTGAGCATGTGGAAGATGATATTGTTACTGCAATTGAACATATTGCGGAAAATGATCATGTTGCTGAGAGTATTCAAGTTGTTGATGTAGAATCGCTTTTTGATTCAAGTTCAGATTTAGATCCAGCGGATATCGTTGCACGTGAAACCTTCATTGAAGAAGCTCGTGAGTTAATTGATGATGGTTTAAAGAATTTATCTCAATGGTTTGAACAACGCAGTAATCGTAGTTTATTACTTCAATTACAACGTATTGCACACAGCTTAAAAGGTGGTGCAAAAATGGTGCATTTAGAGCAAGTTGCAGAAATTGCTTATGAGCTTGAGAATGCTTTCGAACAATTCGGTTTACATAATTTTAACTCGAATGTTTATGATGGTTTGTTGGAAAGAACATTCCGTTGGTTAGATGCAGCAATTTTCAAACGTGACTATGAAAATTTTGATGGATTAAAATCAAATTTACATGGTATTGAATATGTTGATGTTTCTGCACAACTGCCTGAGAAGTTGGCACGTACCAATTTACTGTTTGAACAAGCGAGTAATGAATTCGTCCAAGGGGATGGTACTGAGCCACCATCAATGTTGGGTGAATGGGATCAATCAGAGAAGGCGGAAGCCAGCAATGAGATGATCCGTATATCTGCTGATTTGGTCGAGAAAATGATTGACCTTTCAGGTGAGAATGCGATTAACCGTTCACGTATTGAAATGGATCTCGGTCAGTTAGGCACAACACTGACTGATATGGAGTTGGCAATACAACGTTTGGCAGATCAGTTACGTCGAATGGAAGGTGAGCTAGAAAGTCAAATTATTGCCAAACATGGTGATTTTAACTCGCGCTATACTGACTTTGACCCATTGGAAATGGACCAATATTCGTCATTAAACCAATTATCAAAATCATTGGCAGAATCAGCATCGGATTTGGTCGACTTCAAAACGACTTTGTCGGATAAGATTCGTGATACTGAAGGTTTATTATTACAACAGTCACGTATTCAAGCTGAAATTCAAGAAAGTTTGATGCGTACCCGTCTGGTACCATTCTCACGACTATTGCCACGTTTGCAACGTTTAGTACGTCAAACTGCATCTACAGTAAATAAGCCAACAGAATTGTTAGTGAATAATACTGAAGGCGAGTTGGATCGTAATATCTTAGAAAAACTGGTTTCACCGCTTGAGCATATGCTTCGTAACGCGATTGACCACGGAATTGAAGATACGGAACAGCGTCAGAAACTTGGTAAGTCATTGACTGGTCGTATTGAGTTGAACATTAGCCGTCAAGGTACTGATGTATTAGTATCATTCAATGATGATGGTAAAGGTATTGATCCAGATGTTATTCGTGCTAAAGCGCGTGAAAAAGGTCTGTTGAAAGCGGATCAGCAACTCGAACCGAATGAAATTTTACAATTCATTTTCCATCCTGGTTTCAGTACAGCACAACAAGTGACGCAAATTTCTGGTCGTGGTGTCGGTCTAGACGTTGTGCAAAGTGAGATTAAGTCACTGGGTGGTCAGGTCGTTGTAAGCTCAGAACTTGGCAAAGGTTCAACCTTTACAATCCGCGTGCCTACAACTGTTGCGGTTAGTGATGCTTTGATGGTAAAAGTTGGCGATCAACAATTTGCTGTTCCATTATCACAAATTGATCGTATTGTTCGAATTTCTCCAACAGCGTTGGAAGAGTATTTTGAAACACAAAATGATTACTTTGACATTGATTTCCAAAGCTACAAATTACGCTACTTAGGTGAATTTACCGCCAATCAAAAAACGCCACGTTTGCATGGTATTGCCCACTCACTTCCTGTTTTATTAATTAAAGGAAATATGGGACAGTCAATTGCGATCTTAGTCGATCAATTGATTGGTTCTCGTTCACAAATTGTGGTTAAACCGATTGGTAAGCAATTTGCGGCGATCAATGCGATTGCAGGAGCAACGATATTAGGTGATGGTCAAGTCTGTTTAATTCTTGATGGACAAAATATTGCACGACAAGTGCAAAGTTCAACTCGTGGTGGTGCGGAACAGTTACAACAAGATAAGCAACGTCATCGTGATCAACGCCGTTTGATTATGATTGTCGATGACTCGGTAACTGTACGTAAAGTTACGACACGTTTACTTGAACGACAAGGTTTTGATGTCATCACGGCCAAAGATGGTGTAGATGCGATTGAACAACTTGAAAATGTCAAACCAGACTTGATGTTACTGGATATTGAAATGCCACGTATGGACGGCTTCGAAGTGACGAATCTTGTACGTCACCACGAAGTACATCGTGACTTACCAATTATTATGATTACATCACGTACTGGTGAAAAGCATCGTGAACGTGCCTTTAGCTTAGGCGTGACCAATTATATGGGTAAACCATTCCAAGAAGCAGATTTATTGCAAAATATTGATGCTTTGTTGACGGTTAAATAG
- a CDS encoding DUF6160 family protein: MKISKKLGCISLLVLSPFAVAMQPLDDENLSEATGQSGINVGIGVSKVQIDQLSIIDRDGLGTNPDYKNAASLVLAGNIAGTASGQKFALNFIGSTGSSTINAVFDTDGGARAPFANIALSFDKNIKGISLGPLGLYLAGVSSTSMPGMSKSIFTGTSRNSDVQKFLTANNGIDINFGPSAPTINLQLGNVPQSQFIKFAGSISSICGNGKGNSGTTGSGCGINIISDGGVGGDIGAKFDFMLSGSDKVQGFSLSGFYAGVEPSGFVFGNTGESSKFDIGLNNVIMGNAGATNTSGAFANIQNGSMGNLGAVGTSVTDLKVRISGL, translated from the coding sequence ATGAAAATAAGTAAAAAACTTGGATGTATATCTTTATTGGTACTTAGCCCATTTGCAGTGGCGATGCAACCTCTGGATGATGAAAATCTATCTGAAGCGACAGGTCAGAGTGGGATTAATGTAGGTATAGGTGTCAGTAAAGTTCAAATTGATCAATTGTCTATAATTGATCGAGATGGTCTAGGGACAAATCCTGATTATAAGAATGCTGCTTCACTTGTGCTAGCTGGTAATATTGCGGGTACAGCAAGTGGTCAAAAGTTTGCTCTAAATTTTATTGGATCTACTGGTTCATCTACAATTAACGCTGTATTTGACACTGATGGTGGAGCCAGAGCGCCTTTTGCAAATATTGCTTTGAGTTTTGATAAAAATATAAAAGGTATTTCTCTTGGGCCACTGGGTTTGTATTTAGCTGGAGTATCTTCGACTTCAATGCCAGGAATGTCAAAATCTATTTTTACAGGTACATCGAGAAATTCAGATGTCCAAAAGTTTTTAACTGCGAATAATGGTATTGATATTAATTTTGGTCCTTCTGCTCCAACTATAAACTTACAGTTGGGTAATGTTCCTCAAAGTCAATTTATAAAATTTGCTGGTTCGATTAGTTCTATTTGTGGAAATGGTAAGGGAAATTCTGGAACAACAGGTTCTGGATGCGGAATTAATATTATTTCTGATGGTGGTGTAGGCGGTGACATAGGAGCAAAGTTCGATTTTATGCTCTCAGGATCAGATAAAGTACAAGGGTTTTCTTTAAGTGGTTTTTATGCAGGAGTTGAACCATCAGGCTTTGTATTTGGGAATACAGGTGAGTCAAGTAAATTTGATATAGGGCTTAATAATGTCATCATGGGGAATGCTGGCGCTACAAATACGTCTGGAGCATTTGCTAATATTCAAAATGGTTCAATGGGGAATTTGGGGGCAGTTGGTACCTCAGTAACAGATTTAAAAGTAAGAATAAGTGGTCTGTAA
- a CDS encoding chemotaxis protein CheW translates to MAANGFIELLRLSKRGNKNYADNESEVNRWSGIAFEMMGQYFVAPLGEVSEVIYPPKYTPVPNVQGWVKGLANIRGRLLSVSDLAFYLTGQRSQFLPTQKVLCISHNDHYVGLVVDQVLGIQHFNKKGFFSKNNDLEGNLQTYCQGYFQQHNQAWNVFLFSRLLNDPQYMNASEKFIN, encoded by the coding sequence ATGGCAGCAAATGGATTTATCGAATTACTTCGGTTGTCTAAGCGAGGAAATAAAAATTACGCTGACAACGAGAGTGAAGTTAACCGATGGTCAGGCATTGCATTTGAAATGATGGGGCAATACTTTGTTGCTCCTTTAGGTGAGGTTTCAGAAGTTATTTATCCGCCGAAATATACGCCCGTACCCAATGTTCAAGGGTGGGTGAAAGGTTTAGCCAATATTCGCGGACGGTTATTATCAGTTTCTGATTTGGCTTTTTATTTAACGGGGCAAAGAAGCCAATTTTTACCTACTCAGAAAGTCTTATGTATTAGTCATAATGATCATTATGTTGGTTTGGTTGTAGATCAAGTTTTGGGGATCCAACATTTTAATAAAAAAGGTTTTTTTTCTAAAAATAATGATTTAGAGGGAAATCTTCAAACGTATTGCCAAGGGTATTTCCAGCAGCATAATCAGGCTTGGAATGTCTTCTTGTTTAGCCGTTTGTTAAATGATCCACAATACATGAATGCATCAGAAAAATTTATAAACTAG
- a CDS encoding methyl-accepting chemotaxis protein, with translation MGFKLKKKNTGDTAQKSGSNVFTKFKSKIDDFAKLFGESDKSKPFIQMAIVSIVIAIILLLVLFYTVPRNNDLTRSLGELKLLSQTLSRQATEATASGSKESIDALVASQKKFKENLEVVKDIHPSSNQVEGVEKTWKQVSSDIDMITTHQKIINQLYDTNIAVADVIPGMQAEYNLMVDQMARDNMPSTQVVIAKNQVFIAERILRSIGSVLGGSDNTRASAEDFNADTETFGAYLNAQLTGNAELGVTRIDNPNLRESLESIKEDYNEIVQLASTSVLKNSDQIFKVRQASSNIFAESDNLLKGLDRLSVNTGVATILPALILILALGAFLFAVFKLLGLRSESDKVRVTRLQDEYDRNQNAILRLLDEIADLADGDLSSYATVSEDFTGAIADSINFAIDQLRDLVSRINETSQEVAQYTQNTQEITNQLAEASEHQAQEIAGASTAINEIAQSIDHVSANAAESAEVAQRSVQIATNGADVVNRSIEGMDTIREQIQETSKRIKRLGESSQEIGNIVSLINDIADQTNILALNAAIQASMAGEAGRGFAVVADEVQRLAERSASATKQIETLVKTIQTDTNEAVISMEQTTSEVVRGANLAKDAGVALDEIQTVSTNLAGLIGSISESAKLQSASAGHIANTMNVVQEITSQTTGATFDTARSVSELANMADALRQSVSDFKLPE, from the coding sequence ATGGGCTTTAAACTTAAAAAGAAAAATACAGGGGATACTGCTCAAAAAAGTGGTTCTAACGTATTCACGAAATTCAAGTCGAAAATTGATGATTTTGCAAAGTTATTTGGGGAAAGTGACAAATCTAAGCCATTTATTCAAATGGCGATTGTGAGTATCGTCATTGCGATTATTTTACTTTTGGTTTTATTCTATACGGTTCCTCGAAATAACGATTTGACTCGTAGTTTGGGTGAATTAAAACTTTTATCACAAACATTATCGCGTCAAGCAACAGAGGCAACAGCGTCTGGTTCTAAAGAATCAATTGATGCTTTAGTTGCATCGCAAAAGAAATTTAAAGAAAACTTAGAAGTTGTTAAAGATATTCATCCATCATCGAATCAAGTCGAAGGTGTTGAAAAAACTTGGAAACAAGTGTCGTCAGATATTGACATGATCACAACTCACCAGAAAATCATTAACCAATTATATGATACAAACATTGCAGTTGCAGACGTGATTCCTGGGATGCAGGCTGAATATAACCTAATGGTTGACCAAATGGCACGTGATAACATGCCAAGTACCCAGGTGGTAATTGCGAAGAACCAAGTATTTATTGCGGAACGTATTTTACGTTCGATTGGTTCTGTATTGGGTGGTTCAGATAATACACGTGCTTCAGCAGAGGATTTTAATGCTGATACGGAAACGTTTGGTGCGTATCTTAATGCTCAATTAACAGGGAATGCGGAGTTAGGTGTAACAAGAATCGATAATCCAAACTTACGTGAATCTTTAGAAAGTATTAAAGAAGACTATAACGAAATTGTGCAATTAGCATCAACTTCGGTGTTGAAAAACTCAGATCAAATTTTCAAAGTACGTCAAGCTTCATCCAATATTTTTGCTGAGTCTGATAACTTATTAAAAGGCTTAGATCGTCTATCTGTAAATACAGGTGTTGCAACGATTCTACCTGCTTTGATTTTGATCTTGGCGTTGGGTGCATTCCTATTTGCAGTATTCAAATTACTTGGCTTACGTAGTGAGTCGGATAAGGTTCGTGTAACACGTTTACAAGATGAGTATGACCGTAACCAGAATGCGATTTTACGTTTACTTGATGAAATCGCCGATTTGGCAGATGGTGACTTGAGTTCGTACGCGACGGTATCTGAAGATTTTACAGGGGCAATTGCCGACTCGATTAACTTCGCGATTGACCAATTACGTGACCTTGTATCTCGTATTAACGAAACGTCCCAAGAAGTTGCACAATATACGCAGAATACGCAAGAGATTACCAACCAGTTAGCTGAAGCATCTGAGCATCAGGCGCAAGAGATTGCTGGAGCATCTACAGCGATTAACGAAATTGCACAATCGATTGACCACGTATCTGCAAATGCTGCTGAGTCAGCAGAGGTAGCACAACGTTCTGTACAGATTGCAACAAATGGTGCAGACGTTGTAAACCGTTCAATCGAAGGTATGGATACAATTCGTGAGCAGATTCAAGAAACGTCTAAACGTATTAAGCGTTTGGGTGAATCATCTCAAGAGATTGGTAACATTGTCTCTCTGATTAACGATATTGCCGACCAAACAAACATCTTGGCATTGAACGCAGCGATTCAGGCGTCTATGGCAGGTGAAGCTGGTCGTGGTTTCGCCGTGGTAGCGGATGAAGTACAGCGTCTTGCGGAACGTTCAGCATCAGCAACTAAGCAGATTGAAACACTGGTTAAAACGATTCAGACAGATACCAACGAAGCGGTAATTTCGATGGAACAAACGACGTCGGAAGTTGTTCGTGGTGCGAACTTGGCGAAAGATGCGGGTGTTGCACTGGATGAAATTCAAACAGTATCAACGAACTTGGCGGGATTGATTGGAAGCATTTCTGAGTCTGCGAAATTGCAGTCTGCATCGGCAGGTCATATTGCAAATACGATGAACGTCGTACAAGAAATTACTTCGCAAACAACGGGTGCTACCTTTGATACAGCGCGTTCGGTATCTGAGTTGGCAAATATGGCGGATGCATTACGTCAATCTGTTTCAGACTTTAAACTACCTGAATAA
- the pilG gene encoding twitching motility response regulator PilG — MDDKFQNLKVMVIDDSKTIRRTAETLLQREGCEVVTAVDGFEALSKIAEANPDIVFVDIMMPRLDGYQTCALIKNSQNYQNIPVIMLSSKDGLFDQAKGRVVGSDEYLTKPFSKDELLNAIRNHVSA, encoded by the coding sequence ATGGACGATAAATTTCAAAATCTAAAAGTCATGGTGATCGACGATTCTAAAACTATTCGTCGAACTGCCGAAACGCTATTGCAAAGAGAAGGTTGTGAAGTTGTTACTGCAGTAGATGGTTTTGAAGCACTGTCTAAAATCGCAGAAGCGAATCCTGATATTGTTTTTGTCGATATTATGATGCCACGTCTAGATGGCTATCAAACATGTGCTTTAATCAAAAACTCTCAAAATTATCAAAATATTCCAGTCATTATGTTATCAAGTAAAGATGGTTTGTTTGATCAGGCCAAAGGTCGTGTTGTCGGCTCTGATGAATATTTAACAAAACCATTTAGTAAAGATGAATTATTAAATGCAATACGCAATCACGTAAGTGCATAA